In Tsuneonella dongtanensis, a single window of DNA contains:
- a CDS encoding FMN-binding negative transcriptional regulator has product MHPNPLFRSDDRALLEALIDEISFGMVFASTPDGPRVAHTPLLSTGDGAVQFHLSRGNALTRWLGGETALIVVNGPDAYVSPRWYGDRATVPTWDYVTLELEGRVRRMETEGTDAFLYALIDKHEGRLSAASGGEQWSANETPPDMWRKLLSAIVGFEMEVLAWRPTLKLSQKKSAEEREAIAAGHEAAGSPALAQLMRTLLA; this is encoded by the coding sequence ATGCACCCGAACCCGTTGTTCCGGAGCGATGATCGCGCGCTGCTGGAAGCGCTGATCGACGAGATCAGCTTCGGCATGGTCTTCGCTTCGACTCCCGATGGACCGCGCGTGGCGCATACCCCGCTGCTCTCGACCGGAGACGGCGCGGTGCAGTTCCACCTGTCGCGCGGGAACGCGCTCACCCGCTGGCTCGGCGGAGAGACCGCGCTGATCGTCGTCAACGGTCCCGACGCCTACGTCAGCCCGCGCTGGTACGGCGACCGGGCCACGGTGCCGACGTGGGACTACGTCACGCTCGAGCTGGAAGGCCGCGTGCGCCGCATGGAAACCGAAGGCACCGACGCTTTCCTCTATGCGCTGATCGACAAGCATGAAGGGCGGCTCTCGGCGGCTTCGGGCGGCGAGCAGTGGTCGGCAAACGAGACTCCGCCCGACATGTGGCGCAAGCTGCTGAGCGCGATCGTAGGGTTCGAGATGGAAGTGCTGGCCTGGCGGCCTACCCTCAAGCTGTCGCAGAAGAAATCGGCGGAAGAGCGCGAAGCGATCGCCGCCGGGCACGAGGCTGCCGGTTCCCCCGCCCTCGCCCAGCTCATGCGGACGCTGCTCGCGTGA
- a CDS encoding ABC-type transport auxiliary lipoprotein family protein, with the protein MTMTRIALASASVLLLAGCISFGAKPPESLLSLTPASTVSAGTAINGDVANAIQIVEPSAPAKLSVNRVPVQIDDTQVAYVEDAVWVDKPTRLFRKLLGETIRAKTGRLVIDYDDPALTPKNQLRGTLIDFGYDARSSSVVVTFDAVRDVNGTQVMTRRFSATVPGVTPEATPVGFALNQAANDVAGQVADWVG; encoded by the coding sequence ATGACCATGACCCGGATCGCGCTGGCCTCGGCCTCCGTCCTGCTGCTGGCGGGCTGCATCAGCTTCGGCGCCAAGCCGCCTGAAAGCCTGCTCAGCCTGACCCCGGCCTCCACGGTTTCGGCCGGCACCGCCATCAACGGCGACGTCGCGAACGCCATCCAGATCGTCGAACCGTCCGCGCCCGCGAAGCTTTCGGTCAACCGCGTTCCGGTGCAGATCGACGATACGCAGGTTGCCTACGTCGAGGATGCCGTGTGGGTCGACAAGCCAACCCGCCTGTTCCGCAAGCTGCTCGGCGAGACGATCCGTGCCAAGACCGGCCGGCTGGTGATCGATTACGACGATCCCGCGCTCACGCCGAAGAACCAGCTGCGCGGCACCCTGATCGACTTCGGCTACGACGCCCGTTCGTCGAGCGTGGTGGTCACGTTCGACGCGGTCCGCGACGTCAACGGTACGCAAGTGATGACGCGGCGCTTTTCGGCGACCGTTCCGGGCGTGACGCCCGAGGCCACTCCCGTCGGTTTCGCGCTCAACCAGGCGGCGAACGACGTCGCCGGGCAAGTGGCCGATTGGGTGGGGTGA
- a CDS encoding HAD-IA family hydrolase, producing MKLAVFDCDGTLVDGQAPVCEAMEIAFAGAGLTPPDRHAIRRIVGLSLPQAVRQLAPHAPAERVVAAVEGYKTAFRTSREQGRLEEPLFDGMEALLRALLADGWALAVATGKSDRGLAACLAGHGIADLFVSLQTADRHPSKPHPAMLEAALVEAGATADDAVMIGDTTFDIAMAGAAGVRAIGVDWGYHAASELIAAGAAAVARDTRELKDLLDG from the coding sequence GTGAAACTCGCGGTGTTCGATTGCGACGGCACGCTCGTCGACGGGCAGGCGCCGGTGTGCGAGGCAATGGAGATCGCCTTTGCCGGAGCCGGCCTCACTCCGCCCGACCGCCACGCGATCCGCCGCATCGTGGGCCTGAGCCTGCCGCAGGCCGTTCGCCAGCTTGCCCCGCACGCCCCGGCTGAACGGGTCGTCGCCGCCGTCGAGGGCTACAAGACGGCGTTTCGCACGAGCCGCGAACAGGGCCGGCTCGAGGAACCTCTTTTCGACGGGATGGAGGCGCTCCTTCGCGCCCTTCTCGCCGACGGCTGGGCACTCGCCGTGGCCACCGGCAAGTCCGACCGGGGCCTTGCCGCATGTCTCGCCGGACACGGGATCGCGGACCTGTTCGTATCACTCCAGACCGCCGACCGGCACCCCTCGAAACCGCACCCTGCGATGCTCGAGGCGGCGCTGGTCGAGGCAGGTGCCACAGCGGACGATGCTGTCATGATAGGCGATACCACCTTCGACATCGCGATGGCGGGCGCTGCCGGCGTCCGCGCGATCGGGGTCGACTGGGGATACCACGCCGCCAGCGAACTCATCGCCGCGGGAGCCGCCGCGGTGGCCCGCGACACGCGCGAACTCAAGGACCTCCTCGATGGCTAG
- a CDS encoding MlaE family ABC transporter permease — MSDGADFAIEDGQGGRRLVLSGNYLVSTIGAADQDLRAIDGPLAEIDISDVREIDTVGAWVALSLSRTTGGQIVGASNRAERLIKALEDIKAGDGDLRPTRAEMLTRVFAATGEQVGKAQRGTMSAIGFLGQFILAVGSVIRHPRRFRMKAFVRQLELVGVSALGIIGLMSFLIGIVIAQQGAVQLAQFGAETLTVNLVGRITLRELGVLMTAIMVAGRSGSAFAAQIGTMKLTEEVDAMRTIGISPMEALVIPRVLAVTFMMILLGFYSAVMAIIGGAFVSDLTLGIPFMSFLSRVKDVVPLYDLYVGLVKAPVFGLIVGMTGCYQGMQVAGNSEDVGLKTTKAVVVAIFAVIVLDAFFAVFFTNVGWA, encoded by the coding sequence ATGAGCGACGGGGCAGACTTCGCAATCGAGGATGGGCAAGGGGGGCGCCGGCTGGTGCTCTCGGGCAATTACCTCGTCTCCACGATCGGCGCGGCCGACCAGGACCTGCGCGCGATCGACGGGCCGCTGGCGGAAATCGACATCAGCGACGTGCGCGAGATCGACACCGTGGGCGCGTGGGTGGCGCTGAGCCTTTCACGCACGACCGGCGGCCAGATCGTCGGTGCCAGCAACCGGGCCGAGCGGCTGATCAAGGCGCTGGAGGACATCAAGGCGGGCGATGGGGACCTGCGCCCGACGCGCGCGGAGATGCTGACCCGCGTGTTCGCCGCGACCGGTGAGCAGGTCGGCAAGGCGCAGCGCGGCACCATGAGCGCGATCGGGTTCCTCGGCCAGTTCATCCTCGCGGTCGGCTCGGTCATCCGCCATCCGCGCCGTTTCCGGATGAAGGCCTTCGTCCGCCAGCTTGAGCTTGTCGGCGTTTCGGCGCTGGGGATCATCGGGCTGATGAGCTTTCTCATCGGTATCGTCATTGCGCAGCAGGGCGCCGTCCAGCTCGCGCAGTTCGGCGCGGAGACGCTGACGGTGAACCTGGTCGGTCGGATCACCCTGCGCGAGCTTGGCGTGCTGATGACCGCGATCATGGTGGCCGGGCGCTCCGGCTCTGCGTTCGCGGCGCAGATCGGCACGATGAAGCTGACCGAGGAAGTCGACGCGATGCGCACGATCGGCATCTCGCCGATGGAGGCGCTGGTCATTCCGCGCGTGCTCGCGGTCACCTTCATGATGATCCTGCTCGGGTTTTATTCGGCGGTCATGGCGATCATCGGCGGCGCCTTCGTCAGCGACCTGACGCTGGGCATCCCGTTCATGTCGTTCCTCAGCCGGGTGAAGGACGTCGTGCCGCTTTACGACCTTTACGTCGGCCTGGTGAAGGCGCCCGTCTTCGGCCTCATCGTGGGCATGACCGGGTGCTACCAGGGGATGCAGGTGGCTGGGAATTCGGAGGACGTCGGCCTCAAGACCACCAAGGCGGTCGTCGTCGCGATCTTTGCCGTGATCGTGCTCGACGCGTTCTTCGCGGTGTTCTTCACCAACGTGGGCTGGGCGTGA
- a CDS encoding ABC transporter ATP-binding protein, translated as MADEVEDPGVDPVAVEEYGDPDVNRKFERFRGKHPIVVRGLKNAFGEQVVHEDLDLEVKRGEIIGVVGGSGTGKSVLMRSIIGLQTPDEGDIEVFGRSITRGDPEDVVGVRNRWGVLFQGGALFSTLTVGENVEVPLKQFYPDIEPGLMHEIARYKIMLSGLPEEAVAKYPSELSGGMKKRAGLARALALDPELLFLDEPTAGLDPIGAAAFDNLTKELQATLGLTVFLITHDLDTLHEICDRVAVIADRKVIAVDTVPNLMKLDHPWIQEYFNGPRGRAALTAQALDELRRHMDQPVALNAIKALDKSNDRKA; from the coding sequence ATGGCCGACGAAGTGGAAGATCCCGGCGTCGATCCCGTCGCGGTGGAGGAATACGGCGACCCCGACGTCAACCGCAAGTTCGAGCGGTTCCGTGGGAAGCATCCCATCGTCGTGCGCGGGCTCAAGAACGCCTTCGGCGAACAGGTCGTCCACGAAGACCTCGATCTCGAGGTCAAGCGGGGCGAGATCATCGGCGTCGTGGGCGGTTCGGGCACCGGCAAGTCGGTCCTGATGCGCTCGATCATCGGGCTGCAGACTCCCGATGAAGGCGATATCGAGGTCTTCGGCCGCTCGATCACGCGCGGCGATCCCGAGGACGTCGTCGGCGTGCGCAACCGGTGGGGCGTGCTGTTCCAGGGCGGCGCGCTGTTCTCGACGCTCACGGTGGGTGAGAACGTCGAGGTGCCGCTGAAGCAGTTCTACCCGGACATCGAGCCGGGGCTGATGCACGAGATCGCGCGCTACAAGATCATGCTGTCGGGCCTGCCGGAGGAGGCGGTTGCGAAGTACCCCAGCGAGCTGTCGGGCGGCATGAAGAAGCGCGCCGGCCTCGCCCGCGCGCTCGCGCTCGACCCCGAACTCCTGTTCCTCGACGAGCCCACCGCCGGCCTCGACCCGATCGGCGCGGCCGCGTTCGATAACCTCACCAAGGAACTGCAGGCGACGCTGGGCCTCACGGTGTTCCTGATCACCCACGACCTCGATACGCTGCACGAGATCTGCGACCGGGTGGCGGTCATCGCCGACCGCAAGGTCATCGCGGTCGACACGGTGCCGAACCTGATGAAGCTCGATCACCCGTGGATCCAGGAATACTTCAACGGGCCGCGCGGACGCGCCGCGCTGACCGCCCAGGCACTCGACGAACTGCGCCGCCACATGGATCAGCCGGTCGCGCTCAATGCTATCAAAGCGTTGGACAAGTCGAACGATAGGAAGGCATAG
- a CDS encoding ATP12 family chaperone protein, with protein MKRFWNDVSVVESDGGWRVALDGRPIRTQMGAAQVIPTRALADMLAAEWASQGEEIDAASFPLRDMADYAIDMVAGARDDTIDKLLRYAETDTLCYRADPDEPLWKRQQAVWEPLLTAFEAREGVRLERVSGIVHRAQPAETLACLRARLAALDPFTLAALEVMTSLAASLSVGLSALLPDADAEALWDAAELEEAWQVELWGSDALAEERRVKRRADFLRSARFAKSLDPS; from the coding sequence ATGAAGCGCTTCTGGAACGACGTTTCGGTCGTCGAGTCGGACGGCGGCTGGCGCGTCGCGCTCGACGGACGGCCTATCCGGACCCAGATGGGCGCGGCGCAGGTGATACCCACGCGTGCGCTTGCCGACATGCTGGCGGCCGAATGGGCCTCGCAAGGCGAGGAAATCGACGCCGCATCCTTTCCGCTGCGCGACATGGCGGACTACGCGATCGACATGGTCGCGGGCGCGCGGGACGATACGATCGACAAGCTGCTGCGCTATGCCGAGACCGACACGCTCTGTTACCGCGCCGATCCCGACGAGCCCTTGTGGAAGCGCCAGCAGGCGGTGTGGGAACCGCTGCTGACCGCGTTCGAAGCCCGCGAGGGGGTCCGGTTGGAGCGGGTGAGCGGCATCGTCCACCGCGCGCAGCCCGCCGAAACCCTTGCATGCCTGCGGGCGCGGCTCGCTGCGCTCGATCCGTTCACGCTTGCCGCGCTCGAAGTCATGACGTCGCTCGCCGCCTCGCTCAGTGTCGGGCTGTCGGCGCTCCTCCCGGATGCCGACGCCGAAGCGCTGTGGGATGCCGCCGAGCTCGAGGAGGCCTGGCAAGTCGAGTTGTGGGGCAGCGACGCACTCGCCGAGGAACGGCGGGTGAAGCGCCGTGCCGATTTCCTGCGATCGGCACGGTTCGCGAAATCCTTGGACCCGTCCTAG
- a CDS encoding MlaD family protein: METRANHVWVGVVTLILLGALALFFVWLAGLNKGEQNEYDIFFKQSVAGLAKGSEVSFAGVPSGQVSEIQLWEKDPEFVRVRVKVDEATPILVGTTATIQGSFTGVSTILLDGARRGAPPLTCEGEGVGKTACPEGRPVIPTKPGGLGELLANAPLLLERLATLTERLTQTLSDENQASIRGILANTNRMTGDLAQATPQVERTLAELQVTLREASEALNQFETVLGSTDKLLNQEGQSLAAQMRDTLKSADSAAKSLSATLNDARPAARQLSESTLPAAEATLRDLRETSRALRAVTEKIETQGAGGLIGGQKLPDYKP; the protein is encoded by the coding sequence ATGGAGACACGGGCCAATCATGTCTGGGTAGGGGTGGTAACCCTGATCCTGCTCGGTGCGCTGGCGCTGTTCTTCGTCTGGCTCGCCGGGCTGAACAAGGGCGAGCAGAACGAATACGACATCTTCTTCAAGCAGTCGGTCGCCGGCCTTGCCAAGGGTTCGGAGGTCAGCTTCGCGGGCGTCCCGTCCGGCCAGGTGAGCGAAATCCAGCTGTGGGAGAAGGACCCGGAATTCGTCCGCGTGCGGGTCAAGGTGGACGAGGCGACGCCGATCCTCGTCGGAACCACCGCGACGATCCAGGGCAGTTTCACCGGGGTCTCTACGATCCTCCTCGATGGCGCCCGCCGCGGCGCGCCGCCGCTGACCTGCGAGGGCGAGGGCGTCGGCAAGACCGCATGTCCTGAAGGACGTCCGGTCATCCCGACCAAGCCTGGCGGGCTGGGCGAACTGCTCGCCAACGCCCCGCTGCTGCTCGAGCGGCTGGCGACGCTGACCGAGCGGCTGACGCAGACGTTGTCGGACGAGAACCAGGCCTCGATCAGGGGCATTCTCGCCAATACCAATCGCATGACCGGCGATCTCGCGCAGGCGACCCCGCAGGTCGAGCGCACGCTCGCCGAACTGCAGGTGACCCTGCGCGAGGCGAGCGAGGCGCTGAACCAGTTCGAGACCGTTCTTGGCTCGACCGACAAGCTGCTCAACCAGGAGGGGCAGAGCCTCGCCGCGCAGATGCGCGATACGCTCAAGTCCGCCGACAGCGCGGCGAAATCGCTCTCGGCCACGCTCAACGATGCGCGTCCCGCCGCGCGCCAGCTCAGCGAAAGCACGCTGCCCGCCGCCGAGGCGACCTTGCGCGACCTGCGCGAGACCAGCCGTGCGCTGCGCGCAGTGACCGAGAAAATCGAAACCCAGGGTGCAGGCGGCCTGATCGGCGGCCAGAAGCTGCCCGACTACAAGCCCTGA